GATGTGTAACAGATGCATAATCCACCCGAGTGCCCTGGGAGGCGCAATACTCTCTGAACTCTTCTGAATCGAAGTTTGAGCCATTGTCTGTGATAATGTTGCGCAGGACCCAATACCAAAATATTTTTTTCTTTCACAAACTTGATGGTTGTCTTTGAATCCAacttcttgataggcttggcttcaatccacttggtaaacttgtcgactgccacaaGCAGGTGTGTGAAACCACTTCTACCGGTCCTGAGCGGCCCAATCATGTCCAGTTCCCACACAGCGAATGGCCAAACAAGTGGAATGGTTTTCAAGGGGGATGCGGGTTTGTGGGACATATTTGCataaaactggcaaccttcacatttcTCAATGATTTCTTTTGCAGTTTCATTGGCCCGTGTCCAGTAGAATcctgctcggtatgctttggccacgatggtccgagaggacgcatggtgaccacatgTCCCCGAGTGGATTTCGTCCAAGTTCAGTCGACCCTCTTCTGGAGAAATACATCGTTGGGCTAAGCCAGTAACACCTCTCTGTAGAGCTACCCATTGATCACTGTGAAGGCCTTGGATCTGCGAACAATCTGACGCGCCTCCACTTCATCTTCTGGAAGTTCCTGCCTGAGCAGATATGCAGTGTATGGTACAGTCCAGTCGGGGTGATTACTAGGATTGCCATAACTAGTCGATAACTGCTGGGACTTCGATCTCTGTCGGATTGGTAGGACTTATCGCTTGGGGAGGTTCTTCAGTAAAGGGATCCTCTTGCATTGACGGTGAATGGAGATGCTCAAGAAACACATTGCTGGGGATAGCTTCCGAGTGGAACCAATTTTTGCCAGGTCATCAGCTGCCTGATTCTTGATTCGAGGAATGTGGTGAAGCTCCAAACCTTCGAACTTTTCTCCAACTTCCTCAAAGAGTTGCAGTATCCAGTCATGGCAGGGTTCTTgacatcccactccttcatcacctgATTGACCACCAAATCCGAGTTGCCGTATACCATCAGGGGACGGACGCTGAGTGAGATAGCCATACGCAACCCATAGAGGAGTGCTTCATACTCAGCTTCGTTATTAGAGGAATCGAAGTGAATCCGGAGGACATAACTGAGTTTATCGCCTCTTGGGGACACCAAGATCACCTCGACACCAGAACCGTTCGACATCTTAGATCCATCgaagaacatagtccaatgttcTGAGTGAACTTGAGTCGGCTTTTGCTGTTCAATCCACTCGGCCAATAAATCTGcaagtgcttgtgacttgatcgCCTTCTTTGCTTCGAACTTGATATCCAGAGGGAGGAGTTCAATTGCCCACTTAGCCACTCGACCAGTCGCATCTGGATTCTTCATGATTTCGGACAATGGGGCATCGCTGACGACTGAAATCGAGTGGTCTTGGAAATAATGTGCAACTTTCTTTCCAGTTAAATAAATTCCATAGACAAGCTCCTAGTAatgtggatacctctgcttgggTGGAGTCAAGACTTCAGAGATATAATACACTGAGCgttgaactttataggccttgcCTTCTTCTTCGTGCTCCACTGTGAGCACTGTGCTAACAACTTGACCAGTGGCGGCAATATACAAGAGTAGAGGCTCTTTGCTGTTCggagcagcaagcaccggctgggtggaaagcagggctttgagctctacaaagGCATCTTCAGCTTCAGTAGTCCACTCGAATGTATCCGACtttttcatcagtcggtaaagaggcaatgccttctCACCGAGACACGAAATGAATCGACTCAACGCAACAAGACAACCTGTGAGCTTCTGAACATCATGCACACGTACAGGGCGATTCATTCGGAGAATTACACCGATCTTCTCAGGATTAGCATCTATACCTCGTTCGAAAACGagaaaaccgagtaactttccaccGGGAACTCCGAACGTACACTTGGCCGGATTCAGCTTGATGTCGTACCTTCTATGATTGGCAAAGGTTTTAGCGAGATTAGTCAGCAGGTCAGAACTCCTGCAAGACTTAACAACAATATCATCCATGTACGcctccacattccgactgatttgagtgagtaggcacttctgaatcatgcgcatgaatgtggcaccaGCGTTTTTGAGGCCAAATGGCATGGTGATATAGAAAAAACACCAGAAAGGGGTGATGAAGGCCGTTTTTATTTCATCTGGCCCATACAGCCggatctgatggtatccggaatacgCATCAAGAAAAGACaaacgctcacaccccgcagtcgagtcgactatctgatcgatgcgagggagcgggaaatgatctttcgggcatgCCCGGTTGATATGCGTGAAGTCAATGCACATACAGAGTGAATTGTCCTTCTTAGGGACCATGACGATGTTAGCGAGCAACTTGGAGTGGtatatctcgcggatgaactcagctgccaggagccgagccacttcctcgccGATCGCCTTCCTCTTCTCCGCGGCGGACCGACGGAGATGCTCTTTGACCGGTGTTGGCTTTGGAGTCAACACACAAACGGTGCTTAGCCAGTcccctaggtacacctggcatgtctgaaggtttccatgcaaagatgtcatCCCAGTTCTCActgaggaactggatgagcgcaacttcctatttgctgtcgagtgtcgTTGAGATGTGGGTCGAAGCAGTTGTGGGATCTTCCGGGTGAATGTGAACTGACTTCGTCTCACCAGCTGACTGAAATGCGGATTCAGAAGTAGGCTTCTTGGCTCGGAGCAAATCACTCGGATCAGCATTCTTCTTGTATTCTTCCAGTTCTACCACTGCCATTTGCTCGTCTGCGATCTTGGACCCCTTCTGGAGGCATTCCTCTGCTCTCTGCCTATTCCAAGTGATCGTGATCACACCTTTGGGCCGGGCATCTTCAGCTTAAGATATACGTAACATGGACGGgccatgaaacgagcatatgttggtctgcccagaatagcatgataggcACTTTGGAAATCCACTACCTCAAATGTTAGCTTTTCTTTGCGATTTTTTT
The sequence above is a segment of the Aegilops tauschii subsp. strangulata cultivar AL8/78 chromosome 6, Aet v6.0, whole genome shotgun sequence genome. Coding sequences within it:
- the LOC141026064 gene encoding uncharacterized protein; this encodes MTLNRVMEIATRYANGEEEDRLRHGKGRTIDHDAGSGNPSRKQKRKAKATGQAEAEVTCQVYLGDWLSTVCVLTPKPTPVKEHLRRSAAEKRKAIGEEVARLLAAEFIREIYHSKLLANIVMVPKKDNSLFVSDAPLSEIMKNPDATGRVAKWAIELLPLDIKFEAKKAIKSQALADLLAEWIEQQKPTQVHSEHWTMFFDGSKMSNGSGVEVILVSPRGDKLSYVLRIHFDSSNNEAEYEALLYGLRMAISLSVRPLMVYGNSDLVVNQVMKEWDVKNPAMTGYCNSLRKLEKSSKRSKSQQLSTSYGNPSNHPDWTVPYTAYLLRQELPEDEVEAHNGSNFDSEEFREYCASQGTRVDYASVTHPQSNGQVERANGLILQGLKPRLMRDLEHAAGAWVTKVSSVLWGLRTTPKRSTNRTPFFMVYGTEVVLPSDLFHNAPRVELYSEAEAEQAHQDAVDLLEEEREMALIRSTIYQQDHARNVKGRAFQEGDLVLRVDQQRPHKLALMWEGPFLITKVLHNGAYHLYNFAKKIDEPCAWNVDLLRRFYT